From Falco naumanni isolate bFalNau1 chromosome 4, bFalNau1.pat, whole genome shotgun sequence:
ATTCAGAAGTCCTCTTATGGGTTATACACAGTTGCATCATATTATTCCCATATGCTGTggaacacaaagcaaaaagcttcTGGCAGCCTATTTACAGTTCACAGTTGTAAAGTAGTTCACATTACAGTAGTAGCTCCATCAAAATAGGCTCAGCTAAACATTcaagtaacaaaaaatgttaGTAGTCTCTTCACACCAGTATATCCCTGTGTCCACTGCCAGCAATGGACATTATGCCAGGTGAGTCAGCTCCTGTCATAGAGGAATTAGGATACACAGTTGATCCAAAGTGCAACTTCTCAGTGCATGCAGTTGCAGATTATTTAATCCTCATCACGGTGTTTTCTGATGAGTAGCATGCCTGTGACCAGGTTCTTCACAGTATAGAGATTCTTCTGTTGGTTACACATATCATAAGCATAGTCCATATACATGTGTTGCTCCAGGTTAGCTATGTACTTCTGTGCCATTTGGAGTTAGCTTAGCTTTCCTCTCTACACAAGGTCCTTTAGCAGAGTACTGCACCAGAAGAAAGGGCTCTTTGGTTTCCCCTTCACCCACAATGCTTTCCTCATCTTCAGACTGGCTGATCCTCTGCAGACGCAGGTAACACCAGCAGCCCAGTATCAAGGCACCAAGAGCCGCTATAGCAatcaaaataacaataacagtcACCACTCCAGTGGTGGGGCTATGATCCATAGACATGGTCAGTATTTCAGGTTGTCTGACTTCTTTAAGGAAATTCTGTCCTCACTACAAGGCTTGCTGCATCTTCAAACTCCTGCAGTGGAAAAACCAGACACTTAATGAAGTGGTGCAGTTTCGCCATATTCAGCATCATTACATTCATCGTTGGTATCCTTCACCACAGCACATGACCCTCTTGCATTGTACTTTGAGCTTCTCACACTCATACcatttttacacattttaagCTATTTCTTCAAACTGCTTTCAAAGATGCAGGTTTCTAGATCAAATTAACACAAATGAAAGCTAAACTTATTTCAGCTCTTGACATGCTTGTCAAAATAGCTCATGGTCAGCCTGCTAAGAGGTAACAATTTTTACTAGGAGACAGGAGGTGAGACAAGATACATACACACTGTATGGAAGTTACAGTTTAGTGCAGATATTTAAGACTATTTAATAGAAATGCTAAATCATGAATGAACTCTCACATCCACAAGAAGGTAGCAGTTCAGCTACCTTTAGTTTTCCTAAAGGAATCCTACAGAAACAGTATATCTGGGGTTTAGAAGTCTGGccctttttaaagtttaatttacAAACATCCTTCTTACATACTCAGAGTTCTAGGATTGGTAAGCTAATTGCAGAGGTAATTGCAATGCTAATGCATTCCTATAAGCCTGTCCGTAACACCGCTCTGTTTAGAAGGGGTGACTACTAGGTAATTAATGGGTTGTTCATTGAGCTGGTAAAAACAACAGATGTTGCTTTATATGGATTTTTCATAAGAAGCAGGTAGAGCTAGATTTATTGAAGAGTTAACAAAACACAAGGAGAAAATTGCTATTTTACACTTCTGCTCCTCTTGGCTTTCAAACCACAAAGGAAAGGTAGTGCATTACGACTGCAGCTGAAATTGGAACAGAGGCAGCAGGCAAGAAACTAGGAGACAAGAAGAGCTTCAAGACTTCCTTAGTCTGCTGCAGTTTTGGCAGGACAAAAAAGTAGAGGGAATGTCCTTTGCTACTGCCACTTCCAAATTCACAGCACTATTTAAAGGGGTCATGTCAGCCTTACCTTAAATTTCAAAGTTACTGTTTACAACTCTGTTAGTTTTACCTTCCTCCACTTCAGCTGGGACATAAGACACAGCAAGTCATTCATTACCCTTTCTTTCCAACTTACCCTTACTCTTCAACAAGTCAAACTCACTGAAGTCTTGACCAGAGCCAGCCCTACCCAGGAACTAATTCTGTACTGCTGTAGGGATCAGGTTAGCGCTCAGTGCTATGATTTCAGCTATAACAGATACAGTCCCTAGTGGTTTGAAGGTCAGCTGCATGTGCTGCGACATCTGCATTTCACCTGACACGTAGCCACTGACCAGCAACAGAATAACCGGAGTATCTTCTGGCTGCTGCAAGCACCAGTCTATGGAGGGCCACACACATTTCCAGGAAAGGCTCTTCCTCACCATCCTTGTTGCAGTCTCAGCTGCAATAGCAGCATCAGACAAACCCCTCAGAAGTCAGTCCAAGTCAGAACTGTTAGGTTATTGTGAGCGTTCTCTACTGTACTTTCAATTCTCACCAGCATTTCAACATGAAAGAGTCAAGGCAATTACAGTGCGGTACCTCTGCCTGACAGAACTCAAGCTGGAGACCCAAGTTTATTTCCTGACATCTCATGAAATGGCAGACCCACACACACTGTCGCATAGCCATTTCAGCAAGGACACATCCACTAGAGAGAAGGTCAGCACAGGTGTCATTCAGGTCCAGTGTCACAGAACTAACTTGCACGCACTTCTGGCTACATTTCCAGCCCTGTAAGCTACAACCAACAGCTTATAGCATACCCAACACAACCAAGTCCTGCAGACCCAATTTTGCCcaagtaagaaaaacaaaactaatcaCACCCTCAGCACAGCTATGTTcccactgcagccagagaggcATATGATGTTTGTCATTACCATCTTGGTTCTGCAGTGCTTATTCAACACAGGGCAATCAGCTGAGGGTGATTAAGAGTGACTTTCATGTAGTTCATTTTCCTCAGGGCATGTCTGAACTGCAGCACTCTTTGATCAAGCCACAACAGTACAGCATCAGCATAAAAGATGGTTTACCTTGCTTTTCAGGCAGGCACTGCATGTTCACATTAAGCCCTGTTCTGCAGCTTGCACAACTGCTAGCAGCAATGACAACCTACTAGCACTTTCTCTACAGCAGTTTGGTGTAGCACATAACCTTACATTAGAACTAAACAGTTACCATTGCCtagaaaatagcttttaaaactggaaattaGTATTGCAAatgctgcccctctgccagACTTCAAGTGAGCAGACTGCATCAGCTGTTCAAGGTATGAAACTGCATGTCACAGTCCTCTATCACCAGGATCTTTAGGCAAAAGGGCCTCAGCATAATAGCTAGCAAGGCACGAACCTTCACCAGCAGTCTTAAGAAACAAGTTTGAAAGCAAGAGCTAGATGTTAGGTTCAGGTAACAAAGGAGCTACATGTCCTTGTATGAAGGCCTCCATAGTACTTCCTTAATTCTTGTCTGCTGTTCTTGGACACTTCTGTTTAACACTACCTTTACTGCTTAATAACACTGCTACTGCTTGCTTGAAGCTGTGAGGCAATTCAACCCGAACTTCCACTTTTTGGAAAAATCCTGACATTAAACTACACAAAGGCCAGGCCCATGACTCCATTAGTCTTGTTTCTCAGCAGGCACTGGGAAGAACCTTGCAGGCCCCATATGCACTCCGTGAGTGGGTGACCAGTCACTGGCAGCTCCCACACAGCTGATGCTTCTAGAATATATGAAGTTCTACAACAGATGCCAGTCAGGAGCATAAGTAGAGACTTTCAAGGTGCAGAGCTGGCCAGGAAGAACATGCTGATTACTTTGGGTatgacagctttgcttttttatccTCTGCTCTAGCAAGTCAACTCAGCTTAGTCATGACAGCTCCTTCTAGAATAAATGCATATGAATCCTTTACAAGAGGACAGACTTACCTGGGAGATCATCTACTCTTGCAGAGGTATTCTCCTAACCTTACACACAATTAAGAACATTATCAGACTCATCCTTCCAGTCTAAGGTTTCATTTGTATTCATTATCGCCAACTAACTGAACAGCTCTTTAAGACAATGGAGATGTTAACAGTAGTAGATATACACAGAAAGTTGCAGGACCTGTCCTTGAGGCAGGGTATTATACATGCATGCTCACTCTGTTTACACTAGAAAGTTACTTCTAGCTGGGTTAGTCTCTCCTGTGTCTCAAATGATTTTGCTTTGATATGGCAAAGTAGAAAGTGTTAGAGACTGACAACTAGGACCTCCAGGATGCATGAGACCAATTTACCCTTATTAAACAATTTCCAGTCCAAATCTGAGTGCAAGACAGAAGCTTACAGATTCCTCTTAAAGATCATTCTTGGCCAAAGCTATAGGTTTTCACCTTTACAATTCTGAACGCTTTTTTGattcaattaaaaattcaaGGGATCTGCATCAGTTTGATCTCTGGGACAAAAAAGAGCACAGTAATCTGGATGTACTGCCCTGTAAATTCCCTTTCTCTAAGCACAGAAAGGGATTGAAGTTGCATCAAGAAGCACTTTCCGGCTTCTATTTTGAAAGCTCCTCACATCTTTGCACCACACCATACTTAATGCTAAGAACTGTAGGAGAAAACAAGCCTACATATCTTTGGAAGGATTATTCCATGGACATTCACCTTATAGGAAAAGGACAAGTAGATAAAAATTCAAGGTCACTTTCTCAAAGCACTTCAACTCTACTTCTCAACGAGATAAAGCTAGATgtagaaataatttctcctgCAGACACATatcctcttcttccctctcaAGGAGTCTGGAGCCAGCACCCTATATAAAGTCAGGTATTTGGCATCTGTATGTATTTAAAGTGGCACAAGCAACTAGCTATCGGTGCATGATAGTAACCAGGACAATAGCACTATTATTTTATTAGCTTTGGATAGTTCCAGTGTTCTGCTACTGAAAGCTACAGTGTTGCTAGttcatgctgctgtttttctggcTTCAGGTCACTGTACACCTAGAGCTAAAGCTCTCCTGCAGTCTTAATTCTATCCTTAGCACAGTACATTTACATGTTTTAACTATACTAGTAAGAACTACCTTTagtttctgtgttgttttctaGATGCAGAACTCCAACCTCACTGCTCTTCCCACCAGCAACCAATTGAAATAAAGATTAACCTGTCTTCAGAATCCATTTCTCGATGGGAGAAATACAGCATTCTGTAGATCCTCTTTAAATTGATCTAATGGAAATTACAAGTagttttcagacttttttttctgttaaagcaTACCTGAGCTAAAAAAGCCCACGAGCGTACCAGGAACAGCACCAACTTTCATGTCTTGTACTGTAGAATATTAAAAGCTGCAAATTCCTGATCTTCAAAAAGATTGCTGACACCATCCCACCATCCATGTATACTTGGTGGCACTTCTAGTGCTATACCCCTTCCCATCACACTTGCTATCGAAGCGTCTAAGGATATTTACTCATTAGAAAGATTAGTCAGATTCACTGGTGGGAACTGCAAATAGCCTATCTCAGTTCTTAGAGCAATCAAACAGTGAAAACATCAGCTATAAAACATCTTTCCATAAATAACTCCTCTTCTTTTTTGCCTAATACCAACTTCTACTCAGAACATAATTTCATGACATTTTATTATCCAATTCAGAAGCTCTTAGTAAAggacaaacagaaaagacagtttaaaTTGCAGAAGCCTGCAAGGGGATAAATTCTATGCGAGGCTGGCGTTAGTTTCTAAACTGAGTTTTTCATGATGACAGGCATTCTGCTGCTAAGTTTGCTATCATTAATGACTgcatgctgtttctgaaaagaaatactgctacCATAGGAGCCAAAGCTATAGGaacatgcttcaaaaaacaTGTAGTTACCCAAACACACCCAAGTCCTTGAGCAGTTACATTTAAGGTGCAAGTATTAAGCCTCCATGTTAAAACCTTTAAGAGACAAAGTAACAGCACCTTGCACGACATGCTACTAATTGCAAGAAATGCTCTTCCCCTCTATGTGCCGGTAAGGTCACTTTTAAGGATTGCTGCATACTCACCACACGAGCATCCTTATTGCCAAGGAAAGATGAGGGGAAAAATCTCTGCAAAAGACACAGCTGTAATTTTGCCATTGGCACACAAGCATGTACAGCGCCCAGACTACCCAGCCATCGGGAGTTAGGCCTTTATAATACAGGAGTGCTCAGGCTTCACCACTTCCAAAAAAAGTGGGGTCACTGTTACTCTTAATTAAACTCCAGTTAATGCCACCTTTCTGATAAAGCCAAGTTACCTTGCACAAACTGGGGCTTAGCCAGAGGCTATTTTAGAAGCAGGGAGCTGTTTAGTAGAAGCCTCCAATGCAAGTCATCTTCTCCTCCCAACCCTTATTATACTTGTAATGAGGAATAaaagagcagggaaagcagctaaaaaaaaaggcttttctgtggCTAATTAGTTATAGACAGCTTAGCATTCAAATAACTTAGAAACACTAGAATGAAAACTGATACCTGACAGCATTGACTGGAACAGCAGTTCGTTTCCACGAGGCGTAGCAGCACCTTACACTTAATCAAGAATCACTTTTAAAGCTTCACACCAAGCTAAAACCACACAGCAGttaatgttttacagaaaagaggggagagcagcagtCTGGGAAGTTTCCCAGACACAGCAACACAATTTCAAGAGCAGGCAGACCTCTTCAGCAGCACAGTAAATGGAAGAGGTTTACGTTGTCACTGGCCATCAGGCATGTCAGCCACTTTATGCAGAACTAGAAACTAGTGTTAAGACCCCGTTCAGAGGCAACTGCATAGCTGGCAAAGCATATGTCATACTCTAGATGTGTACCTGTCAGTATCTCATCTACATGGAGCTGCCAGAGATCTGCCCTGGTAAGATAACATGGTCACATCTGACATTCAGTTGCTAGAAGGAACATTCTGCATATATCCTGTGGCAAAGCTTAATTCTTGACATAGTAAAAAAATTGCTGAGCTAGCAACATCAAGTTCGCcaataaaaaagtttttttccatttatacaTTCAAGGTAGGGCTTTGTCGAACAGCAGCTCGATAGCAGCCGCACATTTCTGGTATTCAAGCTGCTGTTTCGCCCGGCTCCAGCCCTCAGACGCCTGGCACGTACCTGGGGCAGTGGGTCAGAGGCCCGGCCAGGGGTCCACGCTCGACTTCACAATCACCTTACTAGAAAAGCGAAGGCCACACTGCTTTTGGATTTCATCTGGCAGGCCTCCCCTGTGGAGACGGATCACATCAGTCCCCCGACGCTCTGCATCCCGAGCGAGTCCCTCTTGCTCCTGGCTTCCCGGAGTTACACGAGGACGGGAccaccagctcctggcaggggcagcctggggcGATCCGCTGCCCCTCACCCACCTGCTAACCAAGGCAAGAGGCTCAAGTTGTGCCGAGCTCCTCAGGTCCGTTCAAAGGCAGCGCCCGCGGCCAGACGCCCGCAGCGGCGCCCAGCCCGGGCGCAGGAGGAGCGGAGCCGCCCCTCGCCCCAGGCTCGGCCCCAGCCGAGGGCagcgcggcgggcccggcccaCGCCCGCTCCGATACCGCTGACAAGCTGTGAGGCATCGCCTTATGACTGCAGCGCGGCGGCCGCGCCGGGCGAGCGGGCCGAGCCCCAGGCCGGGCCCAGCGCCGGAGCCCCAGCGCCGCCCGGCAGCGAGGCGGGGCCGGAGCGCAGCCGCCGCCGCAGACACAAAGAGCGGCTCAGCCGCGGCGGCGCCGGCgaaggggcggggcgggcccggggtGGCACAGGCGGCCCCACCGCCGCTCCAGCGCGACCCACCCCAGCACGACCCTCCGCGGCCCGCTCGCAGCCCCCCTCACCCCAGCTCTCAGGCTCCGCACGgcgcctgcccgcccgcccgcccacCCTTCGTCCTTACACCGAGAcgcccgcgcccgccgccgcagCACCCACCGACACCACCGCGGGCGCGACAGCTCTTTCCCCGCCCGCGCCGCCTTATATCGGGGCCGGGCGGTGCCGCGCGGCGGCCAATCGGCGCCCGGCGCGCAGGGCCCGGCCAGCAACAGCTGacggccggggcggcggcgcggccctcctgcccccccctcctccctcctccctccctcgcTCCCGCCTCCcgcgctcccgccccgccccgcgcttCCCGCCCTCCCGCTTGTCGCCCTCCCTTCCCATGACAGCGGCGGTGGGCGGCCCCCCCGGCGGGGAGCGAGGCCGGGGGGGGCCGAGGAAGGCGACGCTGAGGTAAAGGACTCCCCCGAGGGGCCGCGCCACcttcccgccgccgcctcggcgctgcccggcggtgaggcggggggcgcgggggagcCGTGGGCGGGCGGGAAGGCGCCGcgccgggcagccccgcagccaccCCCGCGCCGGGCTGAGGGCGCCGCACATCTCTGCCGCGGCCCCAGCgccccctctgccagcccccgcGGGGGAAAACCCCGCAGCCACCGCTGTGGGCCGCAGGAGGTCCTTTCGCCGCCCTCCGTGCGGAGTGTGGCGGGGCTGCCGAGCCGCCCCGGAGCTCCCGTGGTGCCGGGTGAGGCGAGCGGGCGGCCGGCCCGGGCCATCCCCCCGCCGGGGGTCGGTGCAGGCGGCGTGACGGGTCTCCCTGGCCCTCAGTGATGTCTGCTTCAACTTTCCCGCGTGATCCCGCCCCAGCGTGTCCGTTACGTTTAGTCATTCACCCGGTGGCGGTCAGTAACTGTAAACGCGTGAGGGAATTGCCTCTTCCCGCCGAAGCCGGTCCTGAGTGGGAAGGTGACGCAGTACTGCAACCCCTCGCACCTGCTTCAGTTGCCAGTAACACAGATCCCAGCTTGTCTGAGGTTCATCTAAAGTCTTAAGATGTTTCTAGCAAAAGGCGCTGTGAGAGGATGGACTGTGACAGAAGGTCGAGTTCAGAAGTCACCATGACTTTATCTAAACACCTGGTTTATGATACAGATGCTGGTTTATATCATTGTAGTGGTTTCACCCCGGCCAGCAAcgcagccccacacagccacttttTCACTCCCCCTACagtgggaggggggagagaattggaagagtaaagtgagaaaactcacaGATTGAGGTAAGGGCAgtttaacaggcaaagcaaaagctgcgcatgcaatcaaagcaaaccaaggaattcattcaccacttcccatgggtgttcagccagccccagggcagcagggctccacgacatgtaacagttacttggaGACAAGTGCCATCGctccaaatgtcccccctttccctcctccttcccccagctttacatgcCGATCATGACATCATACTGTACGGGATATCCCTTTagtcagctggggtcagctgtcctggctgtgtcccctcccagtttcctgtgccccccaATCTATTCACtagtggggtggggtgaggagtgGGAAAGgacttggctctgtgtaagcactggTGGCATAGAATACCTGATACCACAGCCAGTTAAGAACATTTTAGAAAAGTCgttaatgtaaaattaatgttttatttaagcTTTGGATCTAATGAGTGTAGCACAGCATCAGTTTCTATTGTTTTATGCATCGACCATCATAGAAGAGGTGATGAAGTACTACTAAACGCATTCTTAAAAGTTCAGAATCTTCTTTGAAAGGAAGAGCAAGCGCTGATACTGTGGCACTTTTGTTGCTAGTAACTAATGGTCTGGGTTGTCTGGGAAAGCACCATTGGCCATAGCAGTAACTTATCTGTCAAGTGAGCAGATGCAGAGGTAGCCTTTTGGT
This genomic window contains:
- the SNN gene encoding stannin produces the protein MSMDHSPTTGVVTVIVILIAIAALGALILGCWCYLRLQRISQSEDEESIVGEGETKEPFLLVQYSAKGPCVERKAKLTPNGTEVHS